In Trichoderma asperellum chromosome 1, complete sequence, a single window of DNA contains:
- a CDS encoding uncharacterized protein (EggNog:ENOG41~TransMembrane:7 (o12-36i48-70o82-100i147-166o178-200i220-241o253-277i)) — translation MPDLGTGQKFTTATTVVAGVASLAATVVSVISIWLQAKNYRKPLLQRYVVRILLMVPIYSISSWTSMVSLRAAAFLDPVRDIYEAFTIYTFFQLLINYLGGERSAIVMPHGRAPVHHLWPMNHVLPKVDISDPYTFLAIKRGILQYAWLKPILALAAIIMKATGTYQEGYIGAKSGYFWSGIIYNISVTVSLYSLGLFWVCMHKDLVPFRPVPKFLCIKLIIFASYWQGFFLSILVWLGAIPDDVQGYTRDNLAAAIQDALICVEMPIFAVAHWYAFSWHDFADNRIQSARMPLNYAFRDAFGIKDLIEDSKETFRGDNYGYRTFDSGDKVIAHEDSSSRYARLREGMRYERGGKGKYWIPKPGEVNATAPLLGNGNGSSSSTRPDQLNENTHGTFDEPEIDPDEDRLYDKARQLEYGDWNYPVITASEPLRERYASWASSSETRILNSHTYTSIPTSNDTAESSQQKGKQTESEQQPPVVVIKKKKKPKKAIQHPDPKPSDVISDREDQGSTRATQSCDGSHSPAPEEHGPWASTERNDARESVSSYQISDSDEFRNVWDADNK, via the exons atgccTGATCTGGGCACCGGCCAGAAGttcaccaccgccaccacagTGGTCGCGGGCGTCGCATCTCTGGCAGCAACGGTGGTATCAGTGAT CTCTATATGGCTGCAAGCAAAAAACTATCGCAAGCCGCTGCTCCAGCGCTACGTCGTCCGCATCCTGCTGATGGTGCCGATATACTCGATCTCATCATGGACAAGCATGGTTTCATTACGAGCTGCTGCATTCTTAGACCCTGTTCGAGACATCTATGAAGCATTTACGATATATACCTTTTTCCAACTTCTGATCAACTACTTGGGCGGAGAGCGATCGGCCATCGTTATGCCCCACGGTCGGGCTCCCGTCCACCATCTATGGCCTATGAACCATGTCCTACCCAAAGTCGACATTTCAGACCCGTATACGTTCCTAGCCATCAAGCGGGGCATTCTCCAGTATGCATGGCTCAAACCCATCCTCGCTCTCGCGGCTATAATTATGAAGGCTACAGGTACCTACCAGGAAGGATATATCGGAGCTAAATCTGGCTATTTTTGGAGCGGCATAATCTACAACATTAGTGTCACAGTCAGTCTGTACTCGCTTGGGCTGTTTTGGGTTTGCATGCACAAAGACCTGGTGCCATTCCGGCCCGTCCCCAAATTCTTGTGCATCAAACTCATCATCTTTGCTTCGTATTGGCAGGGGTTTTTCCTATCGATTCTTGTGTGGCTTGGTGCTATCCCCGATGATGTTCAGGGCTACACGCGTGACAACCTAGCAGCGGCCATCCAAGACGCTCTCATCTGCGTGGAGATGCCAATTTTCGCAGTAGCTCACTGGTACGCCTTTTCTTGGCACGATTTTGCCGATAATAGGATCCAGTCGGCTCGCATGCCACTCAACTATGCTTTCCGTGATGCATTTGGCATCAAAGATCTCATTGAAGATTCCAAGGAGACTTTTAGAGGAGACAATTACGGCTACCGGACATTCGATTCTGGCGACAAGGTCATAGCGCACGAGGATTCCAGTTCAAGATATGCTAGACTGAGGGAAGGCATGCGATATGAACGTGGAGGTAAAGGGAAATATTGGATTCCAAAACCGGGAGAGGTGAATGCGACGGCACCATTGTTGGGTAATGGCAATGGATCATCCAGCTCCACTCGCCCCGATCAACTTAACGAGAATACCCATGGAACATTTGACGAGCCGGAAATTGATCCTGATGAGGATCGTCTATATGATAAAGCCCGACAACTAGAATACGGGGATTGGAAC TACCCAGTCATTACTGCAAGCGAACCGCTCAGGGAACGTTATGCTTCCTGGGCAAGCAGCTCAGAGACGAGAATTCTCAACTCTCATACATACACCAGCATCCCGACAAGTAACGACACAGCCGAATCATCACAGCAAAAAGGCAAACAAACTGAGTCAGAGCAACAGCCGCCGGTGGTTGttataaagaagaagaagaagccaaagaaggcTATACAGCACCCAGACCCTAAACCATCTGATGTAATATCCGACCGGGAAGATCAAGGCAGCACTAGAGCTACACAGAGCTGCGACGGCAGCCACAGCCCTGCCCCCGAAGAGCATGGGCCGTGGGCCTCTACAGAACGTAACGACGCACGAGAGAGTGTGTCCAGCTACCAAATATCAGACTCTGACGAGTTCCGGAACGTTTGGGACgcagataataaataa
- a CDS encoding uncharacterized protein (EggNog:ENOG41~CAZy:GH92) has protein sequence MLLVSIGLCILIIIMYSTLVLLPLIALANSAALPPVDLASYVLTSTGETNGGNTFPGVSRPLGMVKLGPDLYSGTDAYSGYLAKGNFTGFTMLHESGTGGAPKYGVVSQMPVVGTVNNPLSDAINDTRAAPDYTEIGYYKASLGSGTVLELAATNKAGMFQYTFPSVDEDLNVLVDVSHVLSSYRGQGLEQHFLGGSINVEEDTDVGYYYYTGSGTYNNGWNRADPWTVYFCGYFDAPASFKTFIGTSLNTSTLAEFSNEETSYSSKTARLGALFTFQQTSVTSRVGVSFISESQACANVNAEIPKDTSFATVRQGTRDAWNSQVLSKVTTTETNVTKLNQLYSALYFMHLLPTNKTGENPLWSSGEPYYDDIFTFWDTHRCTTSLLHILQPVFYEELLRSMIDIYRNEGYTSDARSSFWNGAVQGGSNSDNVFADAYVKGVRGKVDWEGAYASMVKNAEVVPANNNDPRDPTGSTKEGRSALPDWLQYGYITPRFGRSVSRAVEYAVNDFSLATVANGLGLQNDFKKYLNRSHNWRNHWNTNMTALGFSGFLGPRNTSGFISQNPISCGGCYWGDLYYQALPWEYSFNAHHDLETLVEYCGGADTFVKRLEMTFQPGIYSGNSAFGSTIFNPGNEPSFVTPYLYNYVNRQDLSVLRSRFIAKSYYSPTPGGLPGNSDAGAMESWLLWSMIGLFPVTGQTTFLIGSPWFTDLTISLGGGKKLKITTTGGSENVYYVQSLKVNGRPWNKSWVSWYDIFAYGGSLDFVLGSTPSNWTTGPTPPSPGSVSAVNAKQLLTDMSKGVSS, from the exons ATGCTCCTTGTATCTATTGGGCTGTGCATACTTATAATCATAATGTATTCTACATTAGTATTGTTACCGTTGATCGCGTTAGCCAACTCGGCCGCGCTTCCTCCGGTTGACCTAGCCAGCTATGTCTTGACCAGT ACGGGAGAAACAAATGGCGGAAACACTTTCCCCGGTGTTTCTCGACCACTGGGCATGGTCAAGCTTGGCCCTGATCTCTACTCTGGCACAGATGCTTACTCGGGGTATCTTGCAAAGGGTAACTTCACTGGCTTCACTATGCTTCATGAGAGCGGCACTGGAGGCGCTCCAAAATATGGCGTCGTTTCTCAGATGCCTGTTGTTGGGACGGTAAACAACCCCCTCAGTGACGCCATCAACGACACTCGCGCCGCGCCCGATTATACCGAGATTGGCTACTACAAAGCAAGTCTTGGCTCTGGAACTGTCTTAGAATTGGCCGCTACCAACAAAGCGGGCATGTTTCAGTACACGTTCCCTAGCGTCGACGAAGATCTCAATGTCCTTGTGGACGTATCCCACGTCTTGTCATCCTACCGCGGCCAAGGGCTAGAACAGCACTTCTTGGGAGGAAGTATTAACGTCGAAGAAGATACCGATGTCGGgtactattattatactgGATCGGGCACTTACAACAAT GGATGGAACAGAGCTGATCCTTGGACAGTCTATTTCTGTGGATACTTTGACGCCCCGGCTTCGTTCAAAACATTCATTGGAACGAGCCTAAACACGTCAACTCTGGCTGAGTTTTCAAACGAGGAGACCAGCTATAGTTCCAAGACGGCGAGGCTGGGTGCGCTTTTCACGTTCCAGCAAACCTCAGTGACCTCTAGGGTTGGCGTTTCATTCATCTCAGAGTCTCAAGCATGTGCCAACGTCAACGCAGAGATTCCCAAGGACACCAGTTTTGCGACGGTGCGCCAGGGAACTCGAGATGCTTGGAACTCGCAGGTTTTGTCAAAAGTGACAACCACTGAAACTAATGTTACGAAACTGAACCAGCTCTATTCAGCACTTTATTTCATGCATTTGCTCCCCACAAATAAGACAGGAGAAAACCCTCTCTGGAGCTCTGGTGAGCCCTACTATGATGACATCTTCACTTTTTGGGACACA CACCGCTGCACaacctctcttcttcatatcCTTCAACCAGTGTTTTATGAAGAGCTCCTGAGATCCATGATTGACATCTACCGCAATGAAGGTTATACCTCTGATGCGCGCTCCTCGTTTTGGAATGGTGCTGTCCAGGGAGGCTCAAACAGCGACAACGTCTTCGCTGATGCATATGTCAAGGGTGTGCGCGGCAAGGTTGACTGGGAAGGCGCCTATGCTTCCATGGTGAAGAATGCTGAAGTCGTGCCGGCCAACAACAATGATCCGCGCGATCCTACGGGCTCAACCAAGGAAGGACGAAGCGCACTTCCAGATTGGCTACAATACGGCTACATCACTCCTCGATTTGGAAGATCCGTAAGCAGAGCTGTTGAATA CGCAGTCAATGATTTTTCGCTGGCAACAGTTGCCAACGGCCTTGGTCTTCAGAATGACTTCAAGAAGTATCTCAACAGATCACACAACTGGCGCAACCACTGGAACACCAACATGACTGCGCTTGGATTCTCTGGTTTCCTTGGACCAAGAAACACCAGCGGCTTCATCAGCCAAAATCCCATTTCTTGCGGCGGCTGCTACTGGGGAGACTTGTACTACCAAGCCCTCCCATGGGAGTATTCCTTCAACGCTCATCACGACCTGGAGACTCTCGTTGAGTACTGCGGCGGAGCTGACACATTCGTCAAGCGCCTTGAGATGACTTTCCAACCAGGCATTTACTCCGGCAACAGCGCCTTTGGCAGCACAATCTTCAACCCTGGAAATGAACCTAGTTTCGTGACTCCTTATCTGTACAACTATGTCAACAGACAAGATCTTTCCGTCTTGAGAAGCCGCTTCATCGCCAAATCATACTACAGCCCAACGCCAGGCGGCCTGCCCGGCAACAGTGACGCTGGTGCCATGGAGTCATGGCTCTTGTGGAGCATGATTGGTCTATTTCCCGTCACCGGCCAAACCACTTTCCTCATCGGATCTCCATGGTTCACAGACCTGACCATCTCCCTTGGTGGCGGCAAGAAGCTTAAGATCACCACCACTGGCGGCAGTGAAAACGTCTACTACGTCCAGTCACTCAAGGTCAACGGCCGCCCGTGGAACAAGAGCTGGGTGAGCTGGTATGACATTTTTGCTTACGGAGGAAGCCTCGACTTTGTACTTGGCAGCACACCAAGTAACTGGACAACTGGCCCAACGCCACCCAGTCCGGGAAGTGTAAGCGCTGTTAATGCTAAGCAGCTGTTGACTGATATGTCCAAGGGAGTCAGCTCTTGA
- a CDS encoding uncharacterized protein (EggNog:ENOG41): MGRKPNPLILEYFVRGPKLNDNSNRYPHTCKQCGENFPKGRIDSLTTHITKKCPAISDSDRMRACLELHGITARAAVERQPLGGAPVNGQPTAQLALPQGWSALETLAEASRQVDLNENSRGQKAPDAANPANGGGYVTDRLELQEQFTLDNPPSAYENRPQTSTSIKKEKGNVAVQVASPTSELSPEERLQALLPPGDVLPDASNISVAVAATARLNPSFLDPQLVHTDIPSTSSPPTAEPQTTIDPMPTAPLPVSLPDTSVSQPWGEMTYLTTTAPIPLLTENSPALPLMSRGGVRMDTSDALINGRARHARSRFTPARRKEVQEVRKIGACIRCRILRKNCGKGTPCDTCRKVLAPRVWRTGCVRTRLHEQLDLYAAGVQVVLSQNRINLIKDQLKLTNDGSVIEVSHFPEAGKKIVFGALVYPLEPNETQAEARGNKDPFHQVIMIDQDSEDIPAKAEAYMRDVLSTFVEREPSKFMKVTLEAAYHQLSKGEDDLLKKALELWGLVESIDRERQWTILEKPSAEGEEPRWIKEAQNENDADIYTMICMQLNAAAERKANSTSKSLLNHMDRLLTDSKTKVGFKIYLTAIIFLNCVEKSTWAFKAWEQDHLRPGWPLERDPSVFTQQGGNLAGLLKMLLSIRKALPQTMRSEEGKLTVQDRDPDITEYFKNLDLDFDNIETRQKGSQFSPADSRSLELAFCSHLLLPYPSA, translated from the exons ATGGGTCGCAAGCCGAACCCCCTCATCCTCGAGTACTTCGTCCGCGGGCCAAAGCTCAACGACAACAGCAACCGCTATCCGCACACCTGCAAGCAGTGCGGCGAGAACTTCCCCAAGGGCCGCATCGACAGCCTGACGACGCACATCACCAAGAAATGTCCGGCCATCTCCGATTCCGACCGCATGCGAGCCTGCCTCGAGCTCCACGGCATCACCGCCAGGGCAGCTGTCGAGCGCCAGCCTCTCGGCGGGGCCCCGGTCAATGGACAGCCGACCGCTCAGCTTGCGCTGCCGCAGGGATGGAGTGCTCTCGAGACGCTCGCCGAGGCATCGCGCCAGGTCGATTTGAATGAAAATAGCCGAGGCCAGAAAGCACCAGACGCAGCCAATCCTGCCAATGGGGGCGGATACGTGACCGATCGACTGGAGCTGCAAGAGCAATTTACGCTGGATAACCCTCCCTCAGCTTATGAGAACCGCCCTCAGACAagcaccagcatcaagaaagagaaag GCAACGTTGCTGTGCAAGTGGCGTCACCGACTTCTGAGCTCTCGCCGGAGGAACGTCTCCAGGCTCTCCTCCCCCCTGGCGATGTGTTGCCAGATGCCTCCAACATCTccgttgccgttgccgccACGGCTCGCTTGAACCCGTCATTTCTCGACCCTCAGCTTGTCCATACTGACATTCCGTCGACCTCTTCACCTCCAACCGCCGAGCCCCAAACGACCATCGATCCAATGCCAACTGCCCCCTTACCCGTCTCTCTACCCGACACGAGTGTTTCTCAGCCGTGGGGGGAGATGACATACTTGACTACCACTGCCCCCATCCCGTTGCTCACAGAAAATTCTCCAGCGCTACCGCTTATGAGTCGTGGCGGTGTCCGAATGGATACGAGTGATGCGTTGATCAACGGCAGAGCCCGCCATGCACGGTCGAGATTTACTCCTGCTAGGCGGAAAGAAGTCCAAGAAGTACGCAAGATAGGTGCTTGTATTAGGTGCCGGATTTTAAGAAAGAATTGCGGCAAGGGAACTCCTTGCGATACCTGCCGCAAAGTACTAGCACCTCGTGTCTGGAGGACTGGCTGTGTCCGCACTCGACTGCACGAACAGCTCGACCTATATGCTGCTGGTGTCCAGGTCGTTCTCTCCCAAAATCGCATCAACCTCATCAAGGACCAGCTCAAGCTTACCAATGATGGAAGTGTGATTGAAGTATCACACTTTCCTGAAGCGGGCAAGAAGATTGTTTTTGGAGCATTGGTGTATCCGTTAGAACCAAATGAAACCCAGGCAGAGGCTCGTGGAAACAAGGACCCATTTCACCAGGTCATTATGATTGACCAGGACTCAGAAGATATTCCAGCCAAAGCCGAGGCCTATATGCGCGATGTGTTGTCTACTTTTGTTGAGCGCGAGCCGTCAAAATTTATGAAAGTGACGCTCGAGGCCGCATACCACCAGCTCTCAAAGGGAGAAGACGATCTTCTCAAGAAAGCTTTGGAGCTTTGGGGTCTAGTTGAGAGTATTGATCGCGAAAGGCAATGGACTATCCTGGAGAAGCCCAGTGCTGAAGGGGAAGAACCGAGGTGGATCAAGGAAGCGCAAAACGAGAACGATGCCGATATTTACACCATGATTTGCATGCAACTCAATGCCGCGGCTGAACGAAAGGCTAACAGCACTTCCAAGAGCCTGCTGAATCATATGGATAGGCTTCTGACGGATAGCAAAACAAAAGTCGGCTTCAAGATTTACCTGACCGCCATCATTTTCCTCAACTGTGTAGAAAAGTCAACCTGGGCCTTCAAGGCTTGGGAGCAGGACCATCTTCGTCCAGGCTGGCCCCTTGAGCGCGACCCAAGCGTTTTCACTCAGCAGGGCGGAAACTTGGCCGGGTTGCTGAAGATGCTCTTATCCATTCGCAAAGCACTACCACAAACCATGCGGAGCGAAGAAGGAAAGTTGACGGTCCAGGATAGAGACCCAGACATCACCGAGTACTTTAAGAACCTTGATCTTGATT TCGATAATATTGAAACCCGCCAGAAAGGCTCACAATTCTCTCCTGCCGACTCCCGTTCTCTCGAACTGGCCTTCTGCTCACACCTTCTCCTCCCTTACCCCTCGGCCTAA
- the IDH2 gene encoding NAD-dependent isocitrate dehydrogenase, with protein MLAIRSLSSPARHCVRAAPRAAATWSISNQRFYSQERVAKYEGTKDANGNYLVSLIEGDGIGPEIAQSVKDIFAAAKTPIAWEPIDVNPIIKDGRTAIPDAAIENINKNKIALKGPLATPVGKGHVSLNLTLRRTFNLFANLRPCRSVAGFKTPYDGVDTVLIRENTEGEYSGIEHVVVDGVVQSIKLITKEASERVLRFAFQHAESIGRKKVRVVHKATIMKMSDGLFLKTAEQVAKDFPNIEFDAELLDNTCLKMVTDPNPYNDKVLVMPNLYGDILSDMCAGLIGGLGLTPSGNIGDECSIFEAVHGSAPDIAGKGLANPTALLLSSIMMLRHMRLNDHANKIEKAIFDTLAEGKALTGDLGGKAKTHEYAGAIIEKL; from the exons ATGCTGGCCATccgctctctctccagcccTGCCAGGCACTGCGTGCGAGCAGCTCCCCGCGCTGCCGCCACCTGGTCGATTTCG AACCAGCGATTCTACTCCCAGGAGCGCGTTGCCAAGTACGAGGGAACCAAGGATGCCAAT GGCAACTACCTCGTCAGCTTGATCGAGGGTGACGGTATCGGCCCCGAGATTGCTCAGTCTGTCAAGGAcatcttcgccgccgccaag ACCCCAATTGCTTGGGAGCCCATCGACGTCAACCCCATCATCAAGGACGGCAGGACCGCCATTCCCGACGCTGCGATTGAGAAcatcaacaagaacaagattgCCCTCAAGGGTCCTCTGGCT ACCCCCGTTGGCAAGGGCCACGTCTCCCTCAACCTGACCCTGCGACGAACCTTCAACCTGTTCGCCAACCTGCGACCCTGCCGATCCGTCGCCGGTTTCAAGACCCCCTACGATGGTGTTGACACCGTCCTGATCCGAGAGAACACCGAGGGCGAGTACTCTGGCATCGAGCACGTCGTTGTTGACGGAGTTGTCCAGAGCATCAAGCTCATCACCAAGGAGGCCAGCGAGCGTGTCCTGCGATTCGCCTTCCAGCACGCCGAGTCCATTGGCCGCAAGAAGGTCCGCGTCGTCCACAAGGCCACCATCATGAAGATGTCCGACGGTCTCTTCCTCAAGACCGCCGAGCAGGTTGCCAAGGACTTCCCCAACATCGAGTTCGACGCCGAGCTGCTCGACAACACCTGCCTGAAGATGGTCACCGACCCCAACCCCTACAACGACAAGGTCCTGGTCATGCCCAACCTGTACGGTGACATTCTGTCCGACATGTGCGCCGGCCTCATCGGTGGTCTCGGCCTGACCCCCTCCGGCAACATCGGTGACGAGTGCTCCATCTTCGAGGCCGTCCACGGCTCCGCCCCGGATATCGCCGGCAAGGGCCTTGCCAACCCCACCGCCCTGCTGCTCAGCTCTATCATGATGCTGCGCCACATGCGTCTCAACGACCACGCCAACAAGATTGAGAAGGCCATCTTCGACACCCTGGCCGAGGGCAAGGCCCTGACCGGTGATCTCGgcggcaaggccaagaccCACGAGTACGCCGGTGCCATCATTGAGAAGCTGTAA
- a CDS encoding uncharacterized protein (EggNog:ENOG41) produces the protein MDQLLTNLWTRGGWFRAFTPPSSAANDNITAVQDELSKGAPILNVSSDILLLVGDYLDASELLCLKLACRSTYALFSQSYKTMRPSQKKQFLPLIEKDPLGRGTFYCAPCNKLHPFQQTTGPHSKLEDAGEKRKHNKCSGRDRFSPLNNPFGLSYAHARLAVNRHLYGAEHGIPLANLCIEHSEQRGMTTIKCSTSAKMMDGELFLQRTYAFAVAETDVADFRKCTGARDFKLCEHTSFFSGSSAFRQYIPELQRKPLTGGDDLVPCREATGSCGLCLMDYDITIEPCILANSGIKSWRVVIRAIHQLGACRSPEDWKWARFTEACRQHLFFPNRPNRRGSAYNPGMVKKRWADDEMEACAVLDGRESNRGFFGLSFLN, from the coding sequence ATGGATCAGCTTCTCACCAATCTCTGGACAAGAGGTGGTTGGTTCCGTGCCTTTACACCACCTTCTTCCGCCGCCAACGATAATATTACCGCTGTCCAAGATGAGCTGTCCAAGGGAGCTCCCATCCTCAACGTCTCATCGGATATCCTGCTCCTAGTTGGAGACTACTTGGATGCTTCGGAACTCCTTTGCCTCAAGCTTGCTTGTCGAAGCACTTATGCACTCTTCTCGCAGAGCTACAAGACAATGCGCCCCAGCCAAAAGAAGCAGTTCCTCCCCCTCATCGAAAAGGATCCCCTGGGCAGAGGGACCTTCTACTGTGCCCCTTGCAACAAGCTACATCCTTTTCAGCAAACCACTGGACCTCATTCAAAATTAGAAGACGCTGGAGAGAAACGCAAGCACAACAAATGTTCAGGGCGAGATCGATTCTCTCCCCTCAACAATCCATTTGGCCTTAGCTACGCCCATGCTAGGCTGGCTGTGAATCGTCACTTATACGGCGCCGAACACGGCATCCCGCTAGCTAATTTGTGCATCGAGCACAGCGAACAGCGAGGCATGACCACCATCAAATGTTCAACTTCGGccaagatgatggatggcGAGCTGTTCCTGCAGCGCACTTACGCCTTCGCTGTGGCTGAGACCGATGTGGCCGATTTCCGCAAATGTACTGGCGCGCGCGACTTCAAGCTGTGCGAGCACACCTCGTTCTTTTCCGGCTCTTCGGCCTTTCGCCAATACATTCCAGAGCTGCAGAGGAAGCCACTTACTGGCGGCGATGACCTGGTCCCCTGCCGCGAGGCGACGGGATCCTGTGGCTTATGCCTGATGGACTATGACATCACAATCGAGCCTTGCATACTTGCAAACAGCGGCATCAAGTCGTGGAGAGTCGTCATCAGAGCTATTCACCAGCTCGGCGCTTGCCGCTCTCCTGAAGACTGGAAATGGGCACGGTTCACCGAAGCTTGCCGACagcatctcttcttcccgAATCGACCTAATCGTCGCGGGTCAGCTTACAATCCTGGCATGGTCAAGAAGCGATGGGCTgacgatgagatggaggctTGCGCAGTGCTGGACGGACGAGAGTCCAATAGGGGCTTTTTTGGCTTGTCTTTTCTCAACTAG